A genome region from Flavobacterium sp. CFS9 includes the following:
- a CDS encoding glycogen synthase produces the protein MEIFHISAECYPMAKVGGLADVVGALPKYQTKAGHDVRVVVPCYDTKFRKENDFECVHWGNVKLGNFNFPFNVLKETTDQLGYELYLIEIKELFDRPNVYGYEDDIERFVSFQIATLDWITARNKVPDVLNCHDHHTGLIPFLVQYAYKYESLSKVRSVITIHNGLYQGWFGFDKLFYLPEFDLKHVGFLEWDHCINSLAVGIKCAHAVTTVSPSYLDEINNAANGLEALFKSVRYKSKGILNGIDFEVWDPAKDQMIESNYSIDTFEIGKQKNKEKLCEEFELDSTKPLFSFIGRLFEEKGGDLLPQASALALSENFENINILILGSGNSLIEEQLVQLRNDYKGNYNVFIGYNEALAHLIYAGADFILMPSRVEPCGLNQMYALRYGTVPIVRRTGGLRDTVIDFGDDGNGVCHDQASVGDICYSINRAVKLYEDKINFKNIRAKGMGTDHSWERACQEYIEIYNLIIEKNEI, from the coding sequence ATGGAGATATTTCACATCAGTGCAGAGTGTTATCCAATGGCAAAGGTGGGCGGTTTGGCCGATGTGGTTGGCGCACTGCCTAAATATCAGACCAAAGCAGGTCACGATGTTCGTGTTGTGGTTCCTTGTTATGATACCAAATTTAGAAAAGAGAACGATTTTGAATGTGTTCATTGGGGAAATGTGAAGTTGGGGAATTTTAATTTTCCTTTTAACGTTTTAAAAGAAACAACAGATCAATTAGGATATGAACTGTATCTGATTGAAATCAAAGAATTGTTCGATCGGCCAAATGTTTATGGATATGAGGATGATATTGAAAGATTTGTATCCTTTCAGATCGCAACCTTAGATTGGATTACGGCACGAAATAAGGTTCCTGATGTTTTAAATTGCCACGACCACCATACCGGATTGATTCCGTTTTTAGTTCAATATGCTTACAAATATGAAAGTCTTAGTAAAGTAAGATCGGTAATTACGATACACAATGGTTTGTATCAGGGCTGGTTTGGTTTTGATAAGCTGTTTTATTTACCTGAGTTTGATTTGAAACATGTTGGTTTTTTAGAATGGGATCATTGTATCAACTCATTGGCAGTAGGAATCAAGTGTGCTCATGCTGTGACTACCGTTTCTCCAAGTTATCTCGATGAAATTAACAATGCTGCAAATGGTTTAGAAGCCCTTTTTAAATCGGTTCGATACAAATCAAAGGGGATTTTAAACGGAATTGATTTTGAAGTCTGGGATCCTGCCAAAGATCAAATGATTGAGAGTAATTACTCGATAGATACTTTTGAAATAGGAAAACAGAAGAACAAAGAAAAATTATGTGAAGAGTTTGAACTTGATTCAACAAAACCATTATTCAGTTTTATTGGGCGCTTGTTTGAGGAGAAAGGTGGGGATTTGCTTCCACAGGCTTCAGCACTGGCTTTATCTGAAAATTTTGAAAATATTAATATACTGATTCTGGGATCAGGAAATTCGTTGATTGAAGAACAGTTGGTGCAATTGCGAAATGATTATAAAGGGAATTACAACGTTTTTATAGGTTATAATGAAGCATTAGCACATTTAATTTATGCAGGGGCAGATTTTATTTTAATGCCATCCCGGGTTGAACCTTGTGGTTTAAACCAAATGTATGCGTTGCGTTATGGAACGGTTCCGATCGTAAGAAGAACCGGAGGCTTGAGAGATACGGTAATTGATTTTGGAGACGATGGCAACGGAGTGTGTCATGATCAGGCTTCGGTAGGAGATATTTGTTATTCGATCAATCGTGCCGTAAAATTATATGAGGATAAAATTAATTTTAAAAATATTAGAGCGAAAGGAATGGGGACAGATCATTCCTGGGAGCGTGCATGCCAAGAATACATCGAGATATACAACCTAATAATTGAGAAAAATGAAATTTAA
- a CDS encoding nuclear transport factor 2 family protein, translating to MRMFCIISSLFLGLTVNAQQQEVQKSIETFFEGFHQRDTVRMKSVCADRIVLQSISESLVKGNKLTEENAGKFYKSIATIPSNIEFSEKILSYNIQIDGTIAHVWAPYQFYVNDKLSHSGVNTFTLFKEKDNWKIIYLIDTRRK from the coding sequence ATGAGAATGTTCTGTATTATCAGCTCATTATTTTTGGGATTAACTGTAAACGCTCAGCAACAGGAAGTCCAGAAGAGTATAGAAACCTTTTTTGAAGGTTTTCATCAGAGAGATACCGTAAGAATGAAATCTGTTTGTGCGGATAGAATAGTATTACAATCTATTAGTGAGAGTTTAGTTAAAGGAAACAAACTTACAGAGGAGAACGCGGGTAAATTCTATAAATCAATTGCTACAATACCTTCTAACATTGAATTTTCTGAAAAAATCCTGAGCTACAACATTCAAATTGACGGAACAATAGCACATGTTTGGGCGCCTTATCAGTTTTACGTGAATGATAAGCTGAGTCACTCGGGGGTGAATACTTTTACTTTGTTTAAAGAAAAAGACAACTGGAAAATTATTTATCTGATCGATACCAGAAGAAAGTAA
- a CDS encoding alpha/beta hydrolase — translation MSKKENNPTKSLKIPKFIIASAKICAFFSTKLVTTYAAKLFTTPVKHKVPKRELEMEQKSIKKTIYVPLINKSVVTYEYDKSDRKILLVHGWAGRGTQLFKIADELLKNGFSTVSFDAPAHGKSEGKSTIMSEFIASILELEKQFGPFEFAIGHSLGGMSVLNAIKNGLKVKKAIVIGSGDIVQDILDDFVKKLELKPEISERLRDHFEKKYQVKMDDFSAYKAAQEIKIPVLVIHDQDDPEVSVKAGIHIHKQLENGTLYLTEGLGHRKILGNHNVIKKTLDFIKTS, via the coding sequence ATGTCAAAAAAGGAAAATAATCCTACTAAATCCCTAAAAATTCCCAAGTTTATTATTGCATCCGCTAAAATTTGTGCCTTTTTTTCGACAAAACTGGTTACCACTTATGCCGCAAAACTTTTCACAACTCCCGTAAAACATAAGGTTCCAAAACGCGAACTGGAGATGGAGCAAAAAAGTATTAAAAAAACCATTTATGTTCCGCTAATTAATAAAAGTGTGGTTACGTATGAATACGATAAAAGTGACCGCAAAATTTTGCTGGTACACGGCTGGGCCGGAAGAGGAACCCAATTATTCAAAATAGCCGATGAACTTTTAAAAAATGGATTTTCAACAGTAAGTTTTGATGCTCCTGCACATGGAAAATCTGAAGGAAAAAGTACGATCATGTCCGAATTTATTGCTTCGATTTTAGAACTTGAAAAACAATTTGGCCCTTTTGAATTTGCTATCGGTCATTCCTTAGGCGGAATGTCTGTCTTAAATGCAATCAAAAACGGATTAAAGGTAAAAAAGGCGATCGTAATTGGAAGTGGAGATATTGTACAGGATATATTGGATGATTTTGTTAAAAAATTGGAGCTAAAACCAGAAATCAGTGAGCGTTTACGCGACCATTTTGAAAAGAAGTACCAAGTAAAAATGGATGACTTTTCAGCCTACAAAGCAGCTCAGGAAATTAAAATACCAGTCCTTGTAATTCATGATCAAGATGATCCTGAAGTTTCCGTGAAAGCAGGAATCCATATTCATAAACAGCTGGAAAATGGAACTTTGTATCTAACAGAAGGTTTAGGACATCGGAAAATTCTTGGGAATCACAATGTCATTAAAAAAACGCTGGATTTCATCAAAACCTCTTAA
- the nth gene encoding endonuclease III, protein MDLFGETTNWETKLEPILSKYKGRKHPLDYQNTYQLLVMVVLSAQDSDANINKIAPALFEKYPTLKSLSQTDAETFIPYISKVRNYPTKAQWLLEIAQTVQNDEDIPLTMKELTALKGIGRKSANVILRETHQPAEGIIADLHVIRVAPRIGIIKESKDGIKTEKDLMQALPKTIWSEIGMAISFLGRETCRPKPKCEECKIVDYCNYFATEIA, encoded by the coding sequence ATGGACTTATTTGGAGAAACAACAAATTGGGAAACAAAACTGGAACCCATCCTGAGTAAATATAAAGGAAGAAAACATCCTTTAGACTATCAAAATACGTATCAATTGCTGGTAATGGTGGTTCTGTCTGCTCAGGATTCTGACGCCAACATCAATAAAATTGCACCGGCACTATTTGAAAAATATCCCACACTAAAAAGTCTTTCGCAAACCGATGCAGAAACTTTCATTCCATACATAAGCAAAGTCCGCAATTATCCCACAAAAGCGCAATGGCTTTTGGAAATTGCGCAAACTGTTCAAAATGATGAAGACATTCCATTAACCATGAAAGAATTAACAGCTTTAAAAGGTATTGGAAGAAAATCAGCCAATGTAATATTGCGAGAAACTCATCAGCCGGCAGAAGGAATTATTGCCGATTTACACGTTATACGTGTAGCGCCAAGAATTGGTATTATCAAAGAGAGTAAAGACGGAATTAAAACCGAAAAAGACCTAATGCAGGCCCTACCTAAAACCATTTGGTCTGAAATTGGGATGGCAATTTCTTTTTTGGGAAGAGAAACCTGCAGACCTAAACCTAAATGTGAGGAGTGTAAAATTGTGGACTACTGTAATTACTTTGCTACCGAAATAGCATAG
- a CDS encoding DUF1569 domain-containing protein, producing the protein MKNVFYKGDCDEFVKRINLLQPDSKGLWGKMDVAQMLAHCNVSYEMVYDDIHPKPGFFLKFILKTLVKNKVVSETPYKHNNPTAPQFIINSSRDFNLERERLIAYINKTQLLGEKDFDGKESHSFGKLTATEWNNMFAKHLEHHLSQFGV; encoded by the coding sequence ATGAAAAATGTCTTTTATAAAGGAGATTGTGATGAGTTTGTGAAACGTATTAATTTGCTTCAACCGGATTCGAAGGGGCTCTGGGGTAAAATGGATGTGGCACAAATGTTGGCACACTGCAATGTTTCCTATGAGATGGTTTACGATGATATTCATCCAAAACCAGGTTTCTTTTTGAAGTTTATTTTAAAGACTTTGGTTAAAAATAAGGTGGTGAGTGAGACACCATATAAACATAATAATCCGACGGCACCACAGTTTATTATAAATAGCAGCCGCGATTTTAATCTTGAGAGAGAAAGACTGATTGCTTACATTAATAAAACGCAATTGTTGGGTGAAAAAGATTTTGACGGTAAAGAATCGCATTCTTTTGGTAAATTAACCGCTACAGAATGGAATAATATGTTTGCTAAACATCTGGAGCATCATCTGAGTCAATTTGGGGTTTAA
- a CDS encoding glucose-1-phosphate adenylyltransferase: MKFKKKNVVAIILGGGQGSRLFPLTETRSKPAVPIGGKYRLVDIPISNCINSDIFKIFVLTQFNSASLNAHIKNTFNFSIFSQSFVDILAAEQTPDNPTWFQGTADAVRQCMSHFLKHEFDHALILSGDQLYQMDFNEMLEAHIAADAAISIATLPVNAKDAPEFGILKTNHESFIEAFIEKPHASLLPEWESDVSEHMKEKGKKYLASMGIYIFNRELLVELMADQETKDFGKEIIPQAVGKHKILSYQYEGYWTDIGNIESFFEANIGLTADIPEFNLFDNDNKIFTRPRLLPPSKFRNSTINQSLISEGCIINAKEIKSSVIGIRSRIGEGTILENCYVMGNDFYQDLDELNREAAINKIHVGIGENCFIQNALIDKNVRIGNNVHISGGKHLNNFTNELYSIKDGIVVIKKGAVLSDNFRIE; the protein is encoded by the coding sequence ATGAAATTTAAGAAGAAGAATGTAGTTGCCATTATTTTAGGAGGAGGACAAGGATCGCGCTTGTTCCCATTAACCGAAACCCGATCTAAGCCCGCAGTTCCAATTGGTGGAAAATACCGATTGGTGGATATTCCAATTTCCAATTGTATTAATTCTGATATTTTTAAAATATTTGTTCTGACACAGTTCAACTCGGCGTCCCTAAACGCACATATTAAGAATACTTTTAACTTTAGCATCTTTAGTCAGTCCTTTGTAGATATTCTGGCAGCAGAACAAACTCCCGATAATCCAACCTGGTTCCAGGGAACGGCCGATGCCGTCAGACAATGTATGTCACATTTTTTGAAGCACGAATTTGACCATGCCTTGATTTTATCCGGAGATCAATTGTATCAAATGGATTTTAATGAGATGTTGGAAGCTCACATTGCTGCTGATGCTGCGATTTCGATTGCTACATTACCCGTAAATGCGAAAGATGCACCTGAATTTGGAATTTTGAAAACCAATCATGAAAGTTTTATCGAAGCTTTTATCGAAAAACCTCATGCTTCACTGTTACCGGAATGGGAATCTGACGTAAGCGAGCATATGAAGGAGAAAGGTAAAAAGTATCTTGCTTCTATGGGAATCTATATTTTCAACCGTGAATTATTGGTAGAGCTGATGGCCGATCAGGAAACAAAGGATTTTGGAAAAGAAATCATTCCGCAGGCGGTAGGCAAACATAAAATTTTGAGTTACCAATACGAAGGGTATTGGACCGATATCGGAAATATTGAATCTTTCTTTGAAGCTAATATTGGTCTGACGGCCGATATTCCTGAATTTAATTTGTTTGATAACGACAATAAAATTTTTACCAGACCTCGTTTATTACCACCGTCTAAATTTAGAAATTCTACCATCAATCAATCGTTGATTTCGGAAGGATGTATTATTAACGCCAAAGAAATTAAAAGTTCAGTCATTGGAATTCGTTCCAGAATTGGAGAAGGAACCATATTGGAGAATTGTTATGTGATGGGGAACGATTTTTATCAGGATCTGGACGAACTAAATCGTGAAGCCGCAATTAATAAAATTCATGTGGGTATTGGTGAAAACTGTTTCATACAAAATGCTCTGATTGATAAGAATGTGAGAATTGGAAATAATGTTCACATCAGTGGTGGAAAACACCTGAATAATTTTACAAATGAGTTGTACAGTATCAAAGATGGTATTGTTGTGATTAAAAAAGGAGCTGTTCTGTCTGATAATTTTAGAATTGAATAA